Proteins co-encoded in one Amia ocellicauda isolate fAmiCal2 chromosome 11, fAmiCal2.hap1, whole genome shotgun sequence genomic window:
- the LOC136763068 gene encoding vascular endothelial growth factor C isoform X2: MRQWETVSTIEELLDLMSPEYSLVQHCLRKKALKGPKTKEEDIWRNPREAAFHTFEDSLHLIIKEMQKTGCRPREVLLDVSKEYPESTNTFYMPHCVSVYRCGGCCNNEAFHCVNTSHTYINKTLVEMYMPQTSSSVIVVNFINHTACECQTKRPIHSIIRRSAATGHAKCAATETQCAAGLLRSPVTCQCEPDDISRGPLTEYDPLAGALSDFCGPNKVWDEEHCECVCYNGLTHSACGEGRRLDGATCECVCAEQVAPEFCPPKQKWDEELCGCVCTADCPKNQPLNPENCQCECKESLATCMMQGKKFNPETCSCYRFPCRTQRKCTSGYYYSHYVCQCLPNFMKSEERY, encoded by the exons ATG AGACAGTGGGAGACAGTGTCCACTATTGAAGAGCTGTTGGACCTCATGTCCCCCGAGTATAGCCTGGTCCAACACTGCCTACGGAAGAAGGCACTGAAGGGGCCCAAGACAAAGGAAGAGGACATTTGGAGAAATCCTAGAGAGGCAGCCTTCCACACGTTTGAGGATTCATTGCACC TTATCATAAAGGAGATGCAGAAGACCGGCTGCAGGCCAAGAGAAGTGCTTCTAGATGTCTCCAAGGAATACCCTGAAAGTACAAACACGTTTTACATgcctcactgtgtctctgtgtatcgCTGTGGGGGCTGCTGTAACAATGAGGCCTTCCACTGTGTCAACACAAGTCACACTTACATCAACAAGACC ttggtCGAGATGTACATGCCACAGACCTCATCATCAGTGATCGTGGTCAACTTCATCAACCACACAGCCTGTGAATGCCAAACTAAGCGACCGATTCACTCCATCATCAGGAGGTCGGCAGCCACTGGCCATGCTAA ATGCGCTGCGACCGAAACTCAATGTGCTGCTGGGCTGTTAAGGAGCCCTGTCACCTGCCAGTGTGAGCCCGATGACATCAGCCGGGGGCCTCTGACCGAATACG ACCCCCTGGCTGGTGCGCTGTCTGACTTCTGCGGTCCGAACAAAGTGTGGGACGAGGAGCACTGCGAATGCGTGTGCTACAATGGGCTGACCCACTCCGCCTGCGGGGAAGGCCGGAGACTCGACGGCGCTACCTGCGAGTGCGTGTGTGCGGAGCAGGTGGCACCCGAGTTCTGTCCACCCAAGCAGAAGTGGGACGAGGAGCTCTGTGGGTGCGTTTGCACGGCAGACTGCCCAAAGAATCAACCTCTGAATCCGGAGAACTGTCAGTGCGAGTGCAAGGAGAGTCTGGCCACCTGTATGATGCAAGGGAAGAAGTTCAACCCTGAAACCTGCAG cTGTTACCGGTTCCCCTGTCGGACTCAAAGAAAATGCACATCTGGATATTATTACAGCCACTACGTCTGTCAGTGCTTACCAAATTTCATGAAGTCAGAGGAGAGGTACTGA
- the LOC136763068 gene encoding vascular endothelial growth factor C isoform X1, whose protein sequence is MWMFSVFLWILSVLSLSFGYEPDQDYYHDMEETQRQWETVSTIEELLDLMSPEYSLVQHCLRKKALKGPKTKEEDIWRNPREAAFHTFEDSLHLIIKEMQKTGCRPREVLLDVSKEYPESTNTFYMPHCVSVYRCGGCCNNEAFHCVNTSHTYINKTLVEMYMPQTSSSVIVVNFINHTACECQTKRPIHSIIRRSAATGHAKCAATETQCAAGLLRSPVTCQCEPDDISRGPLTEYDPLAGALSDFCGPNKVWDEEHCECVCYNGLTHSACGEGRRLDGATCECVCAEQVAPEFCPPKQKWDEELCGCVCTADCPKNQPLNPENCQCECKESLATCMMQGKKFNPETCSCYRFPCRTQRKCTSGYYYSHYVCQCLPNFMKSEERY, encoded by the exons AGACAGTGGGAGACAGTGTCCACTATTGAAGAGCTGTTGGACCTCATGTCCCCCGAGTATAGCCTGGTCCAACACTGCCTACGGAAGAAGGCACTGAAGGGGCCCAAGACAAAGGAAGAGGACATTTGGAGAAATCCTAGAGAGGCAGCCTTCCACACGTTTGAGGATTCATTGCACC TTATCATAAAGGAGATGCAGAAGACCGGCTGCAGGCCAAGAGAAGTGCTTCTAGATGTCTCCAAGGAATACCCTGAAAGTACAAACACGTTTTACATgcctcactgtgtctctgtgtatcgCTGTGGGGGCTGCTGTAACAATGAGGCCTTCCACTGTGTCAACACAAGTCACACTTACATCAACAAGACC ttggtCGAGATGTACATGCCACAGACCTCATCATCAGTGATCGTGGTCAACTTCATCAACCACACAGCCTGTGAATGCCAAACTAAGCGACCGATTCACTCCATCATCAGGAGGTCGGCAGCCACTGGCCATGCTAA ATGCGCTGCGACCGAAACTCAATGTGCTGCTGGGCTGTTAAGGAGCCCTGTCACCTGCCAGTGTGAGCCCGATGACATCAGCCGGGGGCCTCTGACCGAATACG ACCCCCTGGCTGGTGCGCTGTCTGACTTCTGCGGTCCGAACAAAGTGTGGGACGAGGAGCACTGCGAATGCGTGTGCTACAATGGGCTGACCCACTCCGCCTGCGGGGAAGGCCGGAGACTCGACGGCGCTACCTGCGAGTGCGTGTGTGCGGAGCAGGTGGCACCCGAGTTCTGTCCACCCAAGCAGAAGTGGGACGAGGAGCTCTGTGGGTGCGTTTGCACGGCAGACTGCCCAAAGAATCAACCTCTGAATCCGGAGAACTGTCAGTGCGAGTGCAAGGAGAGTCTGGCCACCTGTATGATGCAAGGGAAGAAGTTCAACCCTGAAACCTGCAG cTGTTACCGGTTCCCCTGTCGGACTCAAAGAAAATGCACATCTGGATATTATTACAGCCACTACGTCTGTCAGTGCTTACCAAATTTCATGAAGTCAGAGGAGAGGTACTGA